The genomic region GCGTTGACGATGCGGAACGTGTGTTCAGTTTTTGAGGCGCACGTCGCTCGACGCACAGGAGCGCGGCGGCTGGCCTGAACACATCTCGACCCACACAGCATGGAGGGGGAACCGATGAGCATCGGAAGTGGAGACTGGATCGACCGTGATGATTGCGAGCAGCTGGGGCTTGCTGGCGAAGATCTGGCGCGCCGTTATCTGGAGCGCAACGGCTGGTCCATTGAGGCCCACAACGTGCGTTCGCGCCACGGCGAACTCGATCTTGTTGCCTGCAAAGAACTCCCGGGCGACCAGGGCGTGCTTGTGGCTTTTGTGGAGGTAAAGAGTCGCCGGCGCTGCGACCGATTCTCGCCAGCGTTGGCGGTCAGCTACCGAAAGCGCCGCACGATCGCGCGCCTGGCGCATCGTTACATCTGCCAGCGCCGCCGCACCGGCGCACGCTACCGTTTTGATGTCATCACAGTTGATTTTAGCAAGCGCCCCGCCGCCATCCAGCATATTGAAGGCGCCTTTGACGCCCAGGGAAACACCTGCTGAACACCCACAACGCGCATCGTGCGGGCGGGGCAGGGGGCTTGATACGGTTCTCTTATTCTACGTCGGTCGCGTCCGTGGAAGCCGGGGCATCCTCGGCGCTCACCTCGTTCTCAAGCTCGGCCTCAGCCTGACGGGCCGCGAGCGCGGCTTCAAAGGGAACGCGGGCGAGTGAACCCCACACCGCATCGCGTGCCAGGTAGGTGGTCGGGTCGCGCTCAGCGCCATTCTCCCCCAGGCTTGAGGGGGCGCCGTCGATCAGGAGCACAAGCTCGCCCCATCGCTCCACATACACCCGCTCGCCATCGTCTTCGGGGCCATGGCGCAGACACCACGACTCGCCATGCTCGCCACTCTGGTGGCTCGCGCTGGCTTCATAACGGGCCTCGGCGATGGCGACCTGGGCGCTGGCAAACTCCCGGGCCTCATCCTCGTTCTCCCAGCTGCTCACATGCACCGCTACCACCTCACCGGCTTCGTTGCGGTAGCCGAGCAGGCGGTCCCCGCGCCACCCCTCGGCGACCGCGCTCGGATCGGGCAGATCTTCAAAGCGGTCGGCGTGCGTGGCCAACCAGGAGCGAATCTGCAACTCGCCCAACACCGAGTCGAAGATCGGCTCATAGCCTCCCAGCGCCTCTTCGGCGTCAAACTGCACGTCGATGGGAAGCTCGCCGGCGAAGTAGCGCTCCGGATGCAGGATCTGGGTGGTCGAGACAGGCGCCGCCGAATAGATCGCGTCCACATCGCTCCAGGCGCGGTTGGCCCGGGCACGAAGCACAAAACGCATGCCCTCAATATAAGGGAAAAGCAGCAGGTCGCGCACAATGCGGGGCGCGCTGCCCAGCACCGACTCGGTCAGCGAGGGGACCGCGCTCTCGCCCATCCCCATCATCCCCGGCGCGCTCATGCCTTCGGCTGCCGCCAGCTCCTCGGTGTCCATCTCCAGCAGCGTGGCGGTGATCATCGGGACATCGGCCACGCTCAGCGCCCGACCCGCCGGCAGGGTGCCGCTCTCATAGAGCACGTAGTCGATCATCAGCACCGTGGCGTCGCCCTCGATCAGCGCCATACGCGCCAGGGCGAAGTCGCCGTTCTCCTGGGAGGTAAAGGGCGCGAGCAGCTCCCCGATATCGAAATGCTGATCCTGAATGGCGTGAAAGATCTCGTGGGCCATCGCCGAGTGCTGCAGCTGCTCGGGGAGCCCCACCATGATGTAGAGCTCCTTGGCGCTCTGATCGTAGAAACCGGCGATCTGCTCGGTGAGCAGGTCCAGCATCAGCTGGCGGTAGTTGACCTCGGGCTCGAAGATGCCCAGGCGCTTGAACATCTGCTCCTCGGCCACGAAGACCTCTTCGGGGATCTCGTTATGGAGCTGCTCAATGAGCATTGTGCGCAGCTCTTCGCGATCTTTGACCCCTTTGGGGATCTCGGAGAGCAGCTCCAGACCGCGGATTTCCGCCACCTGCAGGGCGATCTCACTCGCGGCAGAGAGCAGGGCCTCCTCGCGGGCCTGCTCCCCGGCGAGCTCCGGGGCGGGTTCGGCGTCCTGAGCCCAGGCTTGCGAGCTCATCAGGCATACGCTGAGTCCAATGAGGATCAGAAGGTGCACACAGTTTTTCATCATCCGTCCCTGATCGCGATGTACAGTTTCACATCCGGTTCATAGGTCGTCGCGAAGCGGTGGCTTCTAGCCCCT from Lujinxingia vulgaris harbors:
- a CDS encoding YraN family protein, with the translated sequence MSIGSGDWIDRDDCEQLGLAGEDLARRYLERNGWSIEAHNVRSRHGELDLVACKELPGDQGVLVAFVEVKSRRRCDRFSPALAVSYRKRRTIARLAHRYICQRRRTGARYRFDVITVDFSKRPAAIQHIEGAFDAQGNTC